A region of the Dickeya chrysanthemi NCPPB 402 genome:
TCGACGCCGCCGGAAACTCTTCGTATCCTTCTTTCAACGGTTCCTGACGGGGGACACCGAGAATATCGCGTACCAGCAGGCCAGCACCTTCCTGAGCGTTGGGTTTGGCATCGCTTTCCGGGCCGAACTGCTCGACCGTCACATCAGATTGCAGCGTGAAATTTACATTGGCAGGCAATTGAGTGTAGAAGAAGGTCAATCCGTCATGAGTGTTGGCGATTTTCCCGCCCCGGCTTTCGATGGTAATCGGTGCGGACAGATCGGCTTTATCGTTGACCGTCAGTTTCTTGCCGTTGATGGTCACGTCGTTGACGCCCACCTTTTCCGGTAATACGTTGGTGGCGAAATTCACATCCGTAGACTGGCCGAACGCGATGCCACGCCAGACTGGCGCCACATCCTGAGTAGCGAAAGCGGTGTTGGAGCCCAGAAGCAAAAGCGAATTAAGGGCGACAGAGAGCAGCCCCGAAGCAGCGTATTTCATGTTTTCCCCATCATTATTTGTTTTTGAACGGCGTATTATGTCAAAAAATGAAACACTGTTTCTTTTGTTCGCTTCACAATCTGAGCGGTGAAATTCATCTAATGAAACAATTAGTTTCATTTTGTTATGCCGTCTTGATGTGAACGGATAGGGTGCCTTGGTTTGCTCCGGCGGGTGTTGGTGTTGGCACCGATATCCTTCCGGGTTAGGTAGACTTTGATTAATGCTTTTTTCAGACAGGAATAGATTCTGAGACGTATTTTTCGCTGAAAAATATGTAGTAATCCGGTGCGATAACGGGTTTACTTTCGTTCGTCCATCTTCAGTGGGACACCATTCAGTTTTTAGTCAGGATGCCTATGTCAAACAGTGCAATGAGTGTGGTTATCCTTGCCGCCGGTAAGGGAACCCGCATGTATTCCGATCTTCCCAAAGTTCTTCACCCTCTGGCGGGTAAACCGATAGTTCAGCATGTGATCGATGCGGCGATGGCGGTTGGCGCACGTCGTATTCATCTGGTTTACGGACACGGTGCAAACCTGATTCGGGAAACGCTGACGGAAACGTCGTTGAATTGGGTATTGCAGGCCGAGCAGTTGGGAACCGGCCATGCGGTGCAGCAAGCGGCCGATGGTTTTGACGATAACGAAGACATCCTGATTTTGTACGGCGACGTGCCGCTGATTTCCCCTGCAACGTTGCAGCGTTTGGTGGCAGCCAAACCGCAAGGCGGGATTGGCCTGCTGACCGTCAATCTGGCTGACCCTACCGGTTACGGCCGTATTGTGCGGGACAACGGCGAAGTGGTGGGGATTGTGGAGCATAAAGACGCCACCGAACAGCAGCGTGCGATCACCGAAATCAACACCGGCATTCTGGTGGCGGGCGGTCGCGATTTGAAGCGTTGGTTAAGCCAGCTCAATAATCACAATGTGCAAGGCGAATATTATCTTACCGATATCATCGCCATGGCCTCGCAGGAAGGCCAACGCGTGGTGGCGGTGCAGCCGTCGCGTCTGAGTGAGGTGGAAGGCATCAATAACCGTCTGCAACTGGCGACGCTGGAGCGTACTTACCAGCGCGAGCAGGCGGAACAGTTATTGCTGGCGGGTGTCATGCTGCTGGACCCGGCGCGTTTTGACCTGCGTGGCGAACTGGTGCATGGCCGTGATGTGACGATCGATGCCAACGTCATTCTGGAAGGCCGGGTGACGCTGGGTAATCGGGTGAAAATCGGCGCGGGCTGCGTGATCAAAAACAGTGAGATCGGCGACGATTGCGAGCTTAGCCCCTACACCGTGGTGGAAAACGCAGTACTGGAAGCGCGTTGTACCGTTGGCCCGTTTGCTCGCCTGCGCCCTGGCGCGGTGCTGGAAGAAGAGGCGCATGTCGGCAATTTTGTTGAATTGAAAAAAGCGCGTCTCGGCAAAGGATCGAAAGCCGGTCATCTGACTTACCTCGGTGATACGGAAATCGGCTCTGATGTGAATATCGGCGCAGGTGTGATTACCTGTAACTACGATGGCGCCAATAAACACCAGACGATAATTGGCAACGATGTGTTTGTCGGTTCGGATAGCCAGTTGATTGCACCGGTTAAGGTGGCCAACGGCGCCACCATTGGGGCAGGCACCACGGTCACCCGTGATGTGGGTGAAAACGAACTGGTTATCAGCCGCGTAAAACAAACCCATATCACCGGCTGGAAACGCCCGGTGAAGAAAAAATAGTTTTATCCCCCGGATGCGGCGTTCTACTTTATCTTTATTGCGTGTTTAGCTTTAGCGCGTGGAACGCCGCTGAACCTTAGGGGGAATGCGTCTTGATTTAAGACGGTTTCGGCCTGTGTTCTCATGGTGAATACAGGCCAAAACATAATAATCCCCATTCTCTACAAGGCTCGGGGAACCCGGAAAAAACCGGAACAATCAGGTCTAAAGACATCGTGGTGACACAATATGTCACGTTTACAGGAATACAACCGATGTGTGGAATTGTAGGCGCTGTTGCGCAACGAGATATTGCTGAGATCCTGCTGGAGGGGCTACGCCGCCTCGAGTACCGTGGTTATGACTCTGCCGGTCTGGCGGTGGTGAATAGTGAAGGAACGGTGTCCCGCCTGCGCCGTCTGGGTAAAGTGCAGGTGTTGGCTCAGGCGGCGGAAGAGCATCCGCTGTTGGGCGGAACCGGCATTGCCCACACCCGTTGGGCGACCCACGGTGAACCGTCTGAGCAGAATGCTCACCCGCATGTGTCTGGCGACATTATTGTGGTGCACAACGGTATCATTGAAAACCATGAGCCGCTGCGCGAGTTACTGGTATCCCGTGGCTATCATTTTGTTTCCGAAACCGATACCGAAGTGGTGGCGCATCTGGTGCATTGGGAACAGCAGCAGAACGGCGGTTCGTTGCTGGATATCGTACAGCGCGTTATCCCGCAGTTGCGTGGTGCGTACGGCATGGTGCTGCTGGATAGCCGCGACCCCAGCGTACTGGTTGCCGCACGTTCCGGTAGCCCGCTGGTGATTGGCCGTGGTGTCGGTGAAAACTTTATTGCTTCCGATCAGCTGGCATTGCTGCCGGTAACTCGTCGCTTCATCTTCCTGGAAGAAGGTGACATCGCCGAAATCACGCGTCGTACCGTGCGCATCGTCAACCGCCAGGGGCAGGACGTTCAGCGCGAAGAAATTGAATCAAAGGTACAGTACGATGCCGGCGATAAAGGCGCGTACCGTCACTACATGCAAAAAGAGATCTACGAGCAGCCGATGGCGATTAAAAACACCCTGGAAGGGCGTTTTAGTCACGGCGAGATCAACTTGTCCGAACTGGGTCCGCAAGCTGATGCATTGCTGGCACAGGTGCAGCATATCCAGATTATCGCCTGCGGTACGTCTTATAACTCCGGCATGGTATCGCGTTACTGGTTTGAGTCGCTGGCGGGGATTCCATGCGACGTGGAAATCGCCTCGGAATTCCGTTACCGCAAACCGGCGGTGCGCGCTAACAGCCTGATGATTACCCTGTCTCAGTCCGGTGAAACCGCCGATACGCTAGCGGCATTGCGTTTGTCGAAAGAACTGGGGTATCTGGGGTCGCTGGCGATTTGTAACGTAGCGGGTTCGTCGCTGGTGCGTGAATCGAATCTGGCGCTGATGACCCGCGCCGGTACCGAAATCGGCGTGGCATCCACCAAGGCATTCACGACACAATTGACGGTATTGCTGATGCTGGTGGCGCGTATTGGTCGTCTGCGCGGTATGGATGCTCGTATCGAGCACGATATCGTACATGCTTTGCAGGCATTGCCGGCGCGTATCGAACAGATGCTGTCGCAAGACAAACTGATCGAATCGCTGGCGGAAGGCTTCTCCGACAAGCACCATGCGTTGTTCCTGGGCCGTGGCGACCAGTATCCGATAGCAATGGAAGGGGCGCTCAAGCTCAAAGAGATCTCCTATATACACGCGGAAGCCTATGCGGCGGGTGAACTGAAACACGGGCCGCTGGCGCTGATCGACGCCGATATGCCGGTGGTGGTGGTCGCGCCCAACAACGACCTGCTGGAAAAACTGAAATCCAACATTGAAGAAGTGCGTGCCCGCGGTGGTGAACTCTACGTATTTGCCGATGAACAGGCCGGTTTCACTTCCGACAGCGACATGATGAAGATCATCCAGTTGCCGCACGTGGAAGAGGTGATTGCGCCGATCTTCTACACCGTGCCGCTGCAACTGTTGTCGTACCATGTTGCTCTAATCAAAGGCACCGATGTAGACCAGCCGCGTAACCTGGCGAAGTCGGTAACGGTGGAGTAAAAGGGTCGATATTATTTAATCTTGACCCGAAAAAACATATATCAAAAGCCTTGGGGTTCTGTCTCAGGGCTTTTTTCATTGTATTTAGAATGAAAGGACGACGACTCAATCAATACCTTTC
Encoded here:
- the glmS gene encoding glutamine--fructose-6-phosphate transaminase (isomerizing), which translates into the protein MCGIVGAVAQRDIAEILLEGLRRLEYRGYDSAGLAVVNSEGTVSRLRRLGKVQVLAQAAEEHPLLGGTGIAHTRWATHGEPSEQNAHPHVSGDIIVVHNGIIENHEPLRELLVSRGYHFVSETDTEVVAHLVHWEQQQNGGSLLDIVQRVIPQLRGAYGMVLLDSRDPSVLVAARSGSPLVIGRGVGENFIASDQLALLPVTRRFIFLEEGDIAEITRRTVRIVNRQGQDVQREEIESKVQYDAGDKGAYRHYMQKEIYEQPMAIKNTLEGRFSHGEINLSELGPQADALLAQVQHIQIIACGTSYNSGMVSRYWFESLAGIPCDVEIASEFRYRKPAVRANSLMITLSQSGETADTLAALRLSKELGYLGSLAICNVAGSSLVRESNLALMTRAGTEIGVASTKAFTTQLTVLLMLVARIGRLRGMDARIEHDIVHALQALPARIEQMLSQDKLIESLAEGFSDKHHALFLGRGDQYPIAMEGALKLKEISYIHAEAYAAGELKHGPLALIDADMPVVVVAPNNDLLEKLKSNIEEVRARGGELYVFADEQAGFTSDSDMMKIIQLPHVEEVIAPIFYTVPLQLLSYHVALIKGTDVDQPRNLAKSVTVE
- the glmU gene encoding bifunctional UDP-N-acetylglucosamine diphosphorylase/glucosamine-1-phosphate N-acetyltransferase GlmU; this translates as MSNSAMSVVILAAGKGTRMYSDLPKVLHPLAGKPIVQHVIDAAMAVGARRIHLVYGHGANLIRETLTETSLNWVLQAEQLGTGHAVQQAADGFDDNEDILILYGDVPLISPATLQRLVAAKPQGGIGLLTVNLADPTGYGRIVRDNGEVVGIVEHKDATEQQRAITEINTGILVAGGRDLKRWLSQLNNHNVQGEYYLTDIIAMASQEGQRVVAVQPSRLSEVEGINNRLQLATLERTYQREQAEQLLLAGVMLLDPARFDLRGELVHGRDVTIDANVILEGRVTLGNRVKIGAGCVIKNSEIGDDCELSPYTVVENAVLEARCTVGPFARLRPGAVLEEEAHVGNFVELKKARLGKGSKAGHLTYLGDTEIGSDVNIGAGVITCNYDGANKHQTIIGNDVFVGSDSQLIAPVKVANGATIGAGTTVTRDVGENELVISRVKQTHITGWKRPVKKK